Within the Trachemys scripta elegans isolate TJP31775 chromosome 4, CAS_Tse_1.0, whole genome shotgun sequence genome, the region TCCAGTGGCTTATACTATTTTCAGTGTTTTGTGGGCATTCGGTGTTTCTTTACTAATACGCTGTGTGACCGACTCGGCAGTGGAAAGGGGCTAATAAAGAACTACTCAGACTTTCACTCAGGGTTTTACAGACAATAGTCCTGAAGTTCAACTCTGTAGAACGCTTCCTAAAAAGTCCTGAAAACACAGACATGTGGGCTGggtcctctctgctccccaaaCTTGTGTTTTATCAGCTGTTTCTAGCAGGTATTGTGATTAGCTTTATGACAAGCTGCCTAGGCAAGATCAAGTATCACTTACGATTTGTGAGCTATATGCATCATGGACATCAGGTTAGTTTTACTAGGAGATAACACAGGCTGGTGAACCCATCCAAGAGTGCACCTTCTGACCTTCCTTACTTGTGGTAAACACCTCAATGTCTCCACTTCCCATTCTCCAGTGAGGTAATAACTATCCTACCATGACCACTTACCCTTCAGCATTTTGCAGCCTTCAATAGAAGTCTTACCACCCAAAGATTTTGGGTCTCCTGGCTGAGTGCATGATAGTCAAGGTCTTTCACAAAAACTCTCAAGTCACTttgggcttttaaaatgtttgttcatGCCTGTGATCATCCTGATACTGAAATGTGTATGTTATATGGGTTTCTTTATTTCAGATTCTTCAGAATTACAgaaaactcttttttttccccccaaaaaagctgtACTGGGCAAAAAATTCACTGTCATAAACATCAGTCTGGCAGGTAAGGAGAGAGTTTCCTTTCCATACATAGTTTGTTGTTTTATGAATATATTATACAGTATCTTCAAACGCCCCTGTTTGTGCTATTTTTTGAAATTCACATTTTAGTGCTGTTACATTTCCTGTCCTGAGTGACTATGTGTCATGGAGTCACcggggcgatgctctggaactactccatatgaagctagtcaggactctggggaagcctcctctctgagcagactgtctccagggcaagaagcttccaCAGCTTTGACCTttctgggtctgacctcggagcattcagcatccccttcggcaccgtgcgcttcccacagcgagtccgcccggacggggctcctggggaagccagagggcccagCACCCCAACTCCGGaatcagacgtgactctcagccagccggtaaaacagaaggtttattagttggCGGGAACACAGCGTaggacagaacttgttagcacagaaatcagtgactttcagccaagtccatcttggggggaggggaacccagagccagggctctggccctcCCCTTGCACCCCAAGCCAGCTGAGACTGATTCGCTTCCAGCCGCCTGGCCCCTGCCCTTCCCgttgctcctcctctggccatgtcTCGCTTCCCAggccaagagtcacctggtcgcatccccctcctgggtctcagggtACGAAGGGGCGGCAATAGCATCTGTgcaggcacctggagcagcccCCCCAAAAGTCACATCCCCTTATTCCCACCACGTCACACTATGATCTTACGTGGTTAAAATCTTATAGGTGTGATCTAATTATATCAAATACAATTTGATCTCATTACAAAATCTGGTTGTATTTGAGCAAGCCACAAATACTTCAAACTTATGCACATAACTCAGATTTACTTATGTCATTCTTGCGACTGGTCTATGACTGCTGCATTGTTGGGTTTGCCTTACCTTGCTTACATGTCTGCAATTTACATGTCACACCTCACCTACAAAACAAAGTCTGATTGTTATACAGGTAGATACTTCGTGTTCGCAATTATGTATATGTTAACAGTGTGAAATGTTTTCTTCTGTGAACAATACTCAGGGACAGCTTTTGAGGACAAAGTTGCCCACGTTTTGGCATATAAGAGGAGTAACATCTATCCTGAAGGAATGAATAAAACAGGCAGACGTAACCTGCGTCGATTTTCTGCCAACTTTTCTTTGGAAGGCAAGCAATACTTGTTTTTTTTCATGTAATAAAGACACAGAATACAGTGGAATCTTCAGCATATAAGAGTGTTAACCTTACCTTCAATAGGACCATGTTTAGTATCCCTAGTTTTCTTCAAATTTCCCAGAAAATCTCCTTGCTACATATATAGGCAGTGTAACAAACATATGTGTCAGTTACATGACAAATGAGTATAAAGTATAAATATTTCCCTATGATTTAACTTTATTTCTCAAGTATGTTATCCAGTGTATCCAGCAACAACAATCCATATATGTTCACTGAGCAATGatttctagttttttaaaaattttcaacatttaattatacaggtctgtctcatcttacgtgcGGGTTCCATTCCGCGGTTAgagcgtaaagcgaaaaccgcgtatagtcaaaattccattgagttcaatggcgggcgaaatcgcccgcactacaagtatagtattaaaattgttatttttctcttttttgttttgtttttttttttttgggggggggggggggttttgctgaccacgtaaagttgaaatcgcgcatgttaaatgtgcgtaagatgcgacagacctgtaaccATATAGTGAAATTCCCCCCTTGTACTCACGTTAAGGTGACCCCTATGCATACAGATATCTTTTCTATGCATATGCCTTATAATGAATCTGTGACTTTGAAAATATCTGATAATTGCTTAAGTTCAACACTTGATGTCATCATCACGTCTCCATCTGTCCTGATTTGCAGAGGGGACGCTTTTCTATTCTGCCAAAGAGAGAAAGGTGGTCGTTGTTCACACCATGGATCAAGCCCTacaactttttaaacaatatCATGACAGTCCCCAGGGTGGACATGAAGGAAAAGTCAAAACGAGAATTGCGCTAACCTCAAGATACTATTGGCCACGGATGACAAAGGACATCTCAGGCTGGGTATGTAAAGTAATGAAACAAAATCCTGAAATAGGTGATTTAGAATTTAAATACAGATCTGAAATGTTCAATGCAAAGAACGATATTAATACGGTTGGTGTGAAAGTGTGAACTCCGTTCCCTTGCAATAATGTTTTCATACAAGAATGTTCATGTCGTCATGTTATTCCGTCCAAACTAGGTTGAGCAATGTCTGCATTGCCAGAAGGCAGGAAAGGAATTAAATCAAGATACCACCTTGGAAAACATAAAGGTAAAGTTTGGACTCTGAGACATCTGCTACGTATCTTCTTGTACAGCCTTTCCATTGTCAATGCATGAGGAATGTTCTTAGTGCAGACTGCGTATACGTGATATAGAGTCTTAGTCACTTCCTTCAAAGGCAGTAAGAAATCTTTGAAAGAGAGAGTCAGAGATAATTTATCATTATTCATTTTGATTATTGCTACACAACGAGGCCTTGAATTTGCCACAACGAATGCAGTGTGGGTGAGTGGCACAATGGAGTGCAACAATGACCTCTCTAGCTCCTTGCACTGGCATGGTCTATTTCTGCAGGTTTAGCCTTGTATCATTTTTCCTACCCCTAGTCTTGTATTTCTGTTTCGtttgtttgcttctttctttctttctttctttctttctttctttctttctttctttctttctttctttctttctttctttttgttccGTTTTTAAAAAACGGAAATTAGATTCTGATTGTGTGGTTGTGGAAACCACATTAGAGCGTTTCCTTTGCTTACTGCGTATGGGCTTATTGAgaccatttaaaagaaaaatccaaagTCTGACTAACCTGCACCCCTGCATCTAGGTCAGCCAGCCCTGGGAACTGGCGGGAATGCATTTAACAGGGCCACTGCCAGCGACAAAGAAGGGATACCAGTACATACTGACAGCCCCGGATTATGTTACAAGATGGGTGGAAGCATTTCCACTTCGAACTAAGTCAGCCTATGAGGTAGTAAAGAAAATACACAAGATAATTATGCAGCATGGATATGTACAGCAGATACTGACAGATCGCGGTCCTGAATTCAATAATGAGGTAAAGATTTATTTTTGAGGTTATTTTTACTATTTCTTCAATCACACTATCAGGTCACGGATAGTCGATAGTGAACATGGGCTTCGTTGCTCTTgtgaggtgtgttttttttttaatgtaaattgttGCTGACGAGTTTTTTTCGGAACACTCGCCCTATTTTTGCAAACACTGTAGTTGGTCACCCCATCAGGCTAGCTATAAcgtgcgcgcgcgcgtgtgtgtgtgtgtgtgtgtgtgtgttttcttacCTACCAAACTAACCCCCAACATATTATTCCAGGTAGTAAACGAAAAGTAAACCacagaaatcacacacacaatcAATGGCAAATAGGGGAAGGAACATAAATACAGACTTGTCCAAAGGAAAGCTTATGGTgtaacttattttctttcagtatAATCTGGAAATATGCAAAAAGTGGGGAATAGAACGTATCTTCACCAGCCCAGGCCACCCACTAACCAACGGATTTGCTCACAGCACTACCAAATCCATCAAAAGGTAATTTTAGGGGTGGGAAAATTACAATACTAAAGGCAAGTAGAATGCACCATGCCAGAAGCTTCTAAATCTTGCAAGTCAATTTATTACTTTGCACGTCTTTATACTATATCACATGTGAAATGAAGAATAAGCATAGCAATGCCCTGGGATGACCTCCTCCTGGTGCCTTTTTGATTCCATATAATCTGTCTCAGTCGTTTACTTTTTTCCTCCACAAACTATTCCATCACCATTTGTTACAGAGCATTGCAGAAGTTGGTTGATGACACTGGGAGTAACTGGGATGAATTTCTTggtgacattttattttctttgcaatCTCAAGTGAACATGACCACCGAAATGTCACCCTTTCGACTGCTGTATGGCTTTGAAGCAAGATTTCCAGACCAAGTCTCAGAGAATTATACGGTAAGTGTATTTTAGTACCGTCAGTTTTCACGTCAATATCTTATTCTGTGAATCTTAATTTCACAAATACATCCCCGTCTCCGTTTGTTTCAAAGCTACCAAATTTCGAGGAACACGGTGAACAATTCTACAAAGAGTACGGcatacatttgaaaatgagaaAGGATGCTGACGTTGCACTCGCTCTTAGTAATATTGCTAAAGCAGCAGAAAAAAGCAACACCAAACGGTATGCTAAAGGAAAGCGTTCTCAATATGGGGAAATAGCATTTGAGGTTGGGGACTGTTATGTTACTGAATacaagaaggaaaagaagaaaaggaggacTGCTGCAACCTAGCTATCATGGCCCATACAAAGTTACCGCTGTTGTGGGTAAAGAGTTAAATTGGGAACCATCTCAGGGAAACTGTTAGGATCTATGTACTGTGTCTCCCACTTAAAATCGTTTAAAGAGCCACCAACATTAGGGGCTGAAAACAGATCAGAGGAAAACACGGAAATCGAAACGGCTCTGGATGAGATTGAAAAAACATTGCCCTCCGAAGAGATTGGGAAAATGGGTGGCCatatacgtttatggaggggatggtatgatgggatagcctaattttggcaattaattcgtctgactactagcggtaaatatgcccaatggcttgtgatgggacgttagatggggtgggatctgagttattacagagaattctttcctgggtgtctggctggtgagtcttggccacatgctcagggtttagttgatcgccatatttggggtcgggaaggaattttcctccagggcagattggcagaagccctgcggagttttcaccttcctctgcagcgtggggcacgggtcacttgctggaagattctctgcatcttgaagtctttaa harbors:
- the KRBA2 gene encoding KRAB-A domain-containing protein 2; protein product: MHLTGPLPATKKGYQYILTAPDYVTRWVEAFPLRTKSAYEVVKKIHKIIMQHGYVQQILTDRGPEFNNEYNLEICKKWGIERIFTSPGHPLTNGFAHSTTKSIKRALQKLVDDTGSNWDEFLGDILFSLQSQVNMTTEMSPFRLLYGFEARFPDQVSENYTLPNFEEHGEQFYKEYGIHLKMRKDADVALALSNIAKAAEKSNTKRSSVPCPPEEINEISD